The DNA region GGCCCGGCACGGCGGCCACGAGGCCAAGCGGGAGCGCAAGCTGCTCCTCCACAGCCGGGAGATCGACCGGATCAACAGTCGCGTCCAGGAGCGGGGTCTCACCATCGTGCCGATCAGGATGTACTGGAAGAACGGGCGGGTCAAGGTGCTGATCGGCATCGGCCGGGGGTCCCGCCGATACGACAAGCGGCAGAAACTGAAGGCTCGTGAGATGGAGAGGGAGGCCCGCCGGGCCATGTCGGATCGGGGCCGGTCGAGGTGAGCAAGGCCGCTTGTCACGGGACGGGTGTAGACTGATCGAACAATCTCCATTGGGGGTGAACAGGTTTCGACGTCGGTAGTAGAGGTGCCGGAAGCGAGCCG from bacterium includes:
- the smpB gene encoding SsrA-binding protein SmpB, whose protein sequence is MKQEKKNRGSVIAANRRARFDYVFDEEYEAGIVLTGSEVKSLRAGQVQLREAYGLVRRGEVWLVGMHIAPYEMARHGGHEAKRERKLLLHSREIDRINSRVQERGLTIVPIRMYWKNGRVKVLIGIGRGSRRYDKRQKLKAREMEREARRAMSDRGRSR